The following proteins are encoded in a genomic region of Thalassophryne amazonica chromosome 5, fThaAma1.1, whole genome shotgun sequence:
- the si:dkey-283b1.6 gene encoding uncharacterized protein si:dkey-283b1.6 encodes MTVAQKDLKMWDKVPVVQIFLGILGFGLSIMFCTTFCRLCQHFRERQVDREEWRRNAEEGRTPPIYVIPFPRSMSQQDSEDHSRVPSYSPEILYGPSQYNTNPYCGPPPSYNEVGQRAGTCLLTRISVVCKHMWILAM; translated from the exons ATGACTGTAGCACAGAAAG ATCTGAAGATGTGGGACAAAGTTCCTGTTGTGCA GATCTTCCTGGGCATACTGGGCTTCGGTCTCTCCATTATGTTCTGCACGACCTTCTGCAGGTTGTGCCAGCACTTTAGGGAGCGGCAGGTAGACAGGGAGGAGTGGAGGCGAAATGCAGAAGAAGGTCGGACACCACCGATATATGTCATCCCGTTTCCCAGGAGCATGTCCCAGCAGGACAGTGAAGACCACTCCAGAGTTCCTTCATACAGTCCGGAAATACTTTATGGGCCATCACAATACAACACCAATCCCTACTGTGGGCCTCCGCCTTCTTATAACGAGGTGGGACAGAGAGCAGGAACCTGCCTGTTGACTCGTATCAGTGTAGTATGCAAGCATATGTGGATCTTAGCCATGTGA